Proteins encoded within one genomic window of Streptomyces kaniharaensis:
- a CDS encoding TetR/AcrR family transcriptional regulator — MTETTPNLRELNKRRTREAISHAATRLFIDRGFERTTIAEVATAAGVAKMTVTNHFPRKEDLFLDLHEEIVARFARAVAERAPGESALAALRRACLAEIDRHDPALGFSGEAFARTITESPALTARLRELHEQSETALAAALAEAVHAIPGDFESRVAAGLLASVPRAVSAEVFRRTVAGEDHDAIAAAVRPSAVRAFDRLEGALGDFAVRPRD; from the coding sequence ATGACCGAGACCACCCCGAACCTGCGCGAGCTCAACAAGCGCCGCACCCGCGAGGCCATCTCGCATGCCGCGACCAGGCTGTTCATCGACCGGGGCTTCGAGCGGACCACCATCGCCGAGGTCGCCACCGCCGCCGGCGTCGCCAAGATGACCGTCACCAACCACTTCCCGCGCAAGGAGGACCTCTTCCTCGACCTGCACGAGGAGATCGTCGCCCGGTTCGCGCGAGCGGTCGCCGAGCGCGCCCCGGGCGAGTCCGCCCTGGCCGCGCTGCGCCGCGCCTGCCTGGCCGAGATCGACCGGCACGATCCGGCGCTCGGCTTCTCCGGCGAGGCGTTCGCGCGCACGATCACCGAGAGCCCCGCCCTGACCGCCCGGCTGCGAGAGCTGCACGAGCAGAGCGAGACGGCGCTCGCGGCAGCCCTGGCCGAGGCCGTCCACGCGATACCCGGCGACTTCGAGAGCCGGGTGGCCGCCGGGTTGCTCGCCTCCGTCCCCCGAGCGGTGTCCGCCGAGGTGTTCCGCCGCACCGTCGCCGGCGAGGACCACGACGCCATTGCCGCGGCGGTACGCCCGTCGGCCGTCCGCGCCTTCGACCGGCTGGAGGGAGCACTCGGCGACTTCGCCGTCCGACCCAGGGACTGA
- the mca gene encoding mycothiol conjugate amidase Mca has protein sequence MFTKHAGGLRLLTVHAHPDDESSKGAATLARYAAEGVEVLVATCTGGERGSVLNPAMDRPEVWADLPRIRRKEMAAAREILGVRQQFLGFTDSGMPGPGEPLPDGCFAAQEVEVAAAPLVALIREFRPHVVVTYDETGGYPHPDHVMTHRVAVEAFEAAADPERHPEAGEPWQAAKLYYHLALSRAWFQALHDAMTERGVPSAMGELLAEWPDTPPALATTTRIACAEQFAVRDAAMLAHATQVEPGVAFMAHPRDIEREVWPTEDYHLARCLVPGVGVMPQNDAVETDLFEGLRS, from the coding sequence ATGTTCACCAAGCACGCCGGCGGTCTTCGCCTGCTCACCGTCCACGCCCACCCCGACGACGAATCCAGCAAGGGCGCGGCCACGCTCGCCCGGTACGCGGCCGAGGGGGTGGAAGTCCTGGTCGCCACCTGCACCGGCGGGGAGCGCGGCTCCGTGCTCAACCCGGCGATGGACCGCCCCGAGGTGTGGGCCGATCTCCCCCGGATCCGGCGGAAGGAGATGGCCGCGGCCCGCGAGATCCTCGGCGTGCGCCAGCAGTTCCTGGGCTTCACCGACTCCGGCATGCCGGGCCCCGGCGAGCCGCTGCCCGACGGCTGCTTCGCGGCGCAGGAGGTGGAGGTGGCCGCGGCCCCGCTGGTCGCCCTGATCCGCGAGTTCCGCCCGCACGTCGTGGTGACGTACGACGAGACCGGCGGGTACCCGCACCCCGACCATGTGATGACCCACCGGGTCGCGGTCGAGGCCTTCGAGGCCGCCGCCGACCCGGAGCGCCACCCCGAGGCGGGGGAGCCCTGGCAGGCGGCGAAGCTCTACTACCACCTGGCGCTCTCCCGGGCCTGGTTCCAGGCCCTGCACGACGCGATGACGGAGCGGGGGGTGCCCTCTGCCATGGGCGAGCTGCTCGCCGAGTGGCCGGACACGCCACCCGCTCTCGCCACCACCACCCGGATAGCGTGCGCCGAGCAGTTCGCGGTACGGGACGCCGCGATGCTCGCGCACGCGACCCAGGTGGAGCCCGGCGTCGCGTTCATGGCCCACCCTCGGGACATCGAACGCGAGGTGTGGCCGACCGAGGACTACCACCTCGCCCGGTGCCTGGTGCCCGGCGTCGGTGTCATGCCGCAGAACGACGCGGTCGAGACCGACCTGTTCGAGGGGCTTCGCTCGTGA
- a CDS encoding YdcF family protein, translating into MIAYAPAALFFLLFGIGALRDPRRLSNAVLLGMAVSFLSLALLLELRHAPTLVAELTAVAIILLPALGTVALVWFLIANGMTMIRKEGRRPANLLSLLAGLGILTVIGLLVVAMATGSRRLGILAGTAVLVVGYVSVLFVCFVGYAFLYGRHRPRRDVDFVVVLGSGLIGGDRVPPLLASRLNRGREVSDQQAARGNPPVLITSGGQGPDEKLPKSHAMADYLVERGFPAEHIEREDRSRTTE; encoded by the coding sequence ATGATCGCCTATGCCCCAGCCGCCCTGTTCTTCCTGTTATTCGGAATCGGGGCACTGCGCGACCCCCGCCGGCTCAGCAACGCCGTCCTGCTTGGCATGGCCGTCTCCTTCCTCTCGCTGGCACTGCTCCTCGAACTGCGGCACGCTCCCACCCTGGTGGCGGAGTTGACGGCAGTCGCGATCATCCTGCTGCCGGCCCTCGGCACGGTGGCTCTGGTCTGGTTCCTGATAGCCAACGGCATGACCATGATCCGCAAGGAGGGCAGGCGACCCGCCAACCTCCTCTCGCTGCTCGCCGGTCTGGGCATCCTCACCGTCATCGGCCTGCTGGTCGTCGCGATGGCCACCGGCTCGCGGCGGTTGGGCATCCTGGCGGGCACCGCCGTGCTGGTGGTCGGCTACGTCTCCGTCCTGTTCGTCTGCTTCGTCGGCTACGCGTTCCTCTACGGCCGCCACCGGCCGCGCCGGGACGTGGACTTCGTCGTCGTCCTCGGCTCCGGTCTGATCGGCGGCGACCGGGTGCCGCCGCTGCTGGCCAGCCGCCTCAACCGGGGCCGCGAGGTGTCCGATCAGCAGGCCGCACGGGGCAACCCGCCGGTGCTGATCACCTCGGGCGGGCAGGGCCCGGACGAAAAATTGCCGAAGTCGCACGCCATGGCCGACTACCTGGTCGAACGCGGCTTCCCTGCCGAGCACATCGAGCGCGAGGACCGCTCGCGCACAACCGAGTAG
- a CDS encoding NAD(P)-dependent oxidoreductase, which produces MRVLLLDAAPGALLDRELERLVGHGLAVTLNLRRVDDRAGARAAWSDRVEFADFDPFDEAALIAEFRNGDGFHALKSRAGVPLRAAFLTAATAPELPHVLRVIGRAGAGTDHVDLAAATRHGVTVTHTPGSNANAVAEFALAQLLALTRELATHNEAAHNGRFGAPATPPAELSELTLGIAGLGRIGQALATRASALGMDVQAHSRRPATPPIRQAATLDALLATSDVVSLHLPLTPQTSGLIGRRELALLRPGSILLNTARGGIVDEQALADALRDPAHPLAAAAVDTFAHEHAEFASPLFGLPNALLTSHVAGMTRTAMAEAAVRCADHLAALLAGRPDGIPVVTG; this is translated from the coding sequence ATGCGAGTACTGCTGCTCGACGCAGCACCCGGAGCCCTGCTTGACCGCGAGCTGGAACGTCTGGTCGGCCACGGGCTGGCCGTCACGCTGAACCTGCGGCGCGTGGACGACCGGGCGGGTGCCCGGGCCGCTTGGTCCGACCGGGTCGAGTTCGCCGACTTCGACCCGTTCGACGAGGCAGCCCTGATCGCCGAGTTCCGCAATGGTGACGGCTTCCACGCGCTCAAGTCCCGGGCGGGTGTCCCGTTGCGGGCGGCCTTCCTCACGGCGGCCACCGCCCCCGAACTGCCCCACGTGCTACGGGTGATCGGCCGTGCCGGAGCCGGCACCGACCACGTCGACCTCGCCGCCGCCACCCGCCACGGCGTCACCGTCACCCACACCCCGGGATCCAACGCCAACGCCGTCGCCGAGTTCGCCCTCGCCCAACTCCTCGCGCTCACCAGGGAGCTGGCCACTCACAACGAGGCCGCCCACAACGGCCGGTTCGGCGCGCCGGCCACTCCACCGGCCGAGCTGTCCGAACTGACCCTGGGCATCGCCGGCCTCGGCCGCATTGGTCAGGCCCTCGCGACCCGCGCGTCCGCTCTCGGCATGGACGTCCAGGCGCACTCGCGCCGCCCGGCGACACCGCCGATACGCCAGGCCGCCACGCTCGACGCACTCCTGGCCACCAGCGACGTCGTCTCCCTGCATCTGCCGCTCACCCCGCAGACCAGCGGACTGATCGGCCGGCGCGAACTCGCCCTGCTCCGCCCGGGATCGATCCTGCTCAACACCGCCCGCGGCGGCATCGTCGACGAGCAGGCACTTGCCGACGCCCTGCGCGACCCGGCCCACCCCCTGGCAGCGGCCGCCGTAGACACGTTCGCCCATGAGCACGCCGAGTTCGCCTCGCCCCTGTTCGGCCTGCCCAACGCCCTGCTCACCTCGCACGTCGCCGGAATGACCCGAACCGCCATGGCCGAAGCCGCCGTTCGCTGCGCCGACCACCTCGCGGCCCTGCTCGCCGGACGCCCCGACGGCATCCCCGTGGTCACGGGCTGA
- a CDS encoding DUF6445 family protein — protein MPPQPIRPTTLPVLPYRKPTRGRDYWVLDNVLPDPDAVRERCLARNDWTEGYPYRPETWPGLRTLPGLEPGELARVEALVRKATGASRLWVQSTPGGGTLNHNCVQVVGAGESESRPHTDSRALCRYAAVLYLSPGAPKDTGTSFYRQQFPGGRLGGNLVNAPHNNLVEALGTRHVPADHFVEDVRVPNRYNQLLLYHANLIHSATSYYGTELADRRMTAVFFWMA, from the coding sequence ATGCCCCCACAGCCCATCAGGCCGACGACCCTGCCGGTTCTCCCGTACCGCAAGCCCACCCGCGGCCGGGACTACTGGGTCCTGGACAACGTCCTGCCCGACCCGGACGCCGTCCGTGAGCGTTGCCTGGCCCGCAACGACTGGACCGAGGGCTACCCCTACCGCCCGGAGACCTGGCCGGGCCTGCGCACCCTGCCCGGCCTGGAACCCGGCGAACTCGCCCGCGTCGAGGCCCTGGTCCGCAAGGCCACCGGCGCCTCCCGGCTCTGGGTCCAGAGCACCCCGGGCGGCGGCACGCTCAACCACAACTGCGTCCAGGTCGTCGGCGCCGGGGAGTCGGAGTCCCGCCCGCACACCGACTCCCGCGCGCTCTGCCGCTACGCCGCCGTGCTCTACCTGAGCCCCGGCGCACCCAAGGACACGGGCACGAGCTTCTACCGGCAGCAGTTCCCGGGCGGCCGGCTCGGCGGCAACCTCGTCAACGCGCCGCACAACAACCTGGTCGAGGCACTCGGCACCCGGCACGTGCCCGCCGACCACTTCGTCGAGGACGTCCGCGTCCCCAACCGCTACAACCAGCTGCTCCTCTACCACGCCAACCTCATCCACAGCGCCACGAGTTACTACGGCACCGAGCTGGCGGACCGCCGGATGACGGCCGTCTTCTTCTGGATGGCCTGA
- the murQ gene encoding N-acetylmuramic acid 6-phosphate etherase: MDQDAPSPTETIRPEWAEIDELPTLDLLRLMNAEDRTVPGAVAGQLERIAAVVEAVAARMASGGRIVYAGAGTAGRLGVLDAAECPPTFGTEPGLVIGLIAGGPTAVTEAAEGAEDRPDLADADLAALALTPADTVIGISASGRTPYAVAAVRYARAAGALTVGLACNSNSALVRAAELGIEVVVGPEALAGSTRLKAGTAQKLVLNLISTAVMIRLGRTYGNLMVDVRATNTKLRDRARRIVAEATGADDDAVARALAATDGRAKDAILVLLADVDAPTAARLLAGSGGRLREALKRV; the protein is encoded by the coding sequence ATGGATCAGGATGCGCCATCGCCCACCGAAACGATCCGGCCGGAGTGGGCGGAGATCGACGAGCTCCCCACTCTCGACCTCCTCCGGCTGATGAACGCCGAGGACCGGACCGTCCCCGGCGCCGTCGCCGGTCAGCTGGAGCGGATCGCCGCCGTGGTGGAGGCGGTGGCGGCGCGGATGGCGAGCGGCGGGCGGATCGTCTACGCCGGGGCCGGGACGGCGGGACGGCTCGGGGTCCTGGACGCCGCCGAGTGCCCGCCGACCTTCGGCACCGAGCCGGGCCTCGTCATCGGGCTGATCGCGGGCGGCCCCACCGCCGTCACCGAGGCGGCCGAGGGCGCCGAGGACCGCCCCGACCTCGCCGACGCCGACCTGGCGGCACTCGCGCTCACCCCCGCCGACACCGTCATCGGCATCTCCGCCTCCGGCCGCACGCCCTACGCGGTGGCCGCCGTGCGCTACGCCCGCGCGGCCGGGGCGCTGACCGTCGGCCTGGCCTGCAACTCGAACTCGGCGCTGGTACGGGCGGCCGAGCTGGGTATCGAGGTGGTGGTCGGCCCGGAGGCGCTGGCCGGCTCGACCCGGCTGAAGGCGGGCACGGCGCAGAAGCTCGTCCTCAACCTGATCTCGACCGCCGTCATGATCCGGCTCGGCCGGACGTACGGAAATCTGATGGTCGACGTCCGGGCCACCAACACCAAGCTCCGCGACCGGGCCCGCCGGATCGTCGCCGAGGCCACCGGCGCCGACGACGACGCCGTCGCCCGCGCGCTCGCCGCAACCGACGGCCGGGCCAAGGACGCGATCCTGGTCCTGCTCGCGGACGTCGACGCACCGACCGCCGCCCGCCTGCTCGCGGGCTCCGGCGGCCGGCTGCGCGAGGCCCTGAAGCGCGTCTGA
- a CDS encoding MDR family MFS transporter — MKSRHAPAGWREPLPPRLMKTGAVLALGPVLALLDTTIVNVGIDPVARDLHGSMAAVQWVSTGYLLAISLVMPLSGWAAGRFGAPRAWLASVVLFVLGSALCGLSWSTGSLVAFRVLQGIGGGLIQPLGQAIMVQAAGPSRIGRVMGTLLLPISLAPVLGPILGGVVLEHLSWRWMFLLNVPVGVLTVLLAVRWVPADGGPAQPRPRLDATGLVLLSPGLVALVYGLSTIADGGWEGLVATAAGALLLLVYGWHTLTSARVGARAPLIDLRLFAHRGFSVATANSFLQGAALYSSMFLVPLYYQQVQHAGAVEAGLLLAPQALGTAVTSLLAGRIADRFAPRPLILLGIACSLAGTLAFTRLGAGDGPADWLLAASLTLRGAGMGIIVIPGMAAVYSSVEKSQVPAAAGAVNVLNRLGGALGTAVLTLVLQRARTGHPEHPAAAFGDTFWWVLALSVLAIAPALLYPRTRKPA, encoded by the coding sequence GTGAAGTCTCGTCATGCACCGGCTGGCTGGCGGGAGCCGCTGCCGCCGCGCCTGATGAAGACGGGGGCGGTGCTCGCACTGGGCCCGGTACTCGCCCTGCTGGACACCACGATCGTCAACGTCGGAATCGACCCCGTGGCCCGCGACCTGCACGGCTCGATGGCGGCGGTGCAGTGGGTGTCCACCGGGTACCTGCTGGCGATATCGCTGGTCATGCCGCTGTCCGGCTGGGCCGCCGGGCGGTTCGGCGCCCCGCGGGCGTGGCTAGCCTCGGTCGTCCTGTTCGTTCTCGGCTCGGCGCTGTGCGGGCTCTCCTGGTCGACGGGCAGCCTGGTCGCCTTCCGGGTTCTCCAGGGGATCGGTGGTGGGCTGATCCAGCCGCTCGGGCAGGCGATCATGGTGCAGGCAGCGGGGCCGTCCCGGATCGGGCGGGTGATGGGCACTCTGCTGCTCCCGATCAGCCTGGCGCCGGTTCTCGGGCCGATCCTCGGCGGAGTGGTGCTGGAGCATCTGAGCTGGCGCTGGATGTTCCTGCTGAACGTCCCGGTCGGGGTGCTCACGGTGCTGCTGGCCGTCAGGTGGGTCCCGGCGGACGGTGGGCCCGCGCAGCCGCGCCCCCGGCTGGACGCGACCGGGCTCGTACTGCTCTCGCCGGGCCTGGTGGCGCTGGTCTACGGGCTCTCCACGATCGCCGACGGTGGCTGGGAGGGCCTGGTGGCGACCGCGGCGGGGGCGCTCCTCCTGCTGGTGTACGGGTGGCACACGCTGACGTCGGCCCGCGTCGGGGCCCGCGCGCCGCTGATCGACCTGCGGCTGTTCGCCCACCGCGGGTTCTCGGTCGCGACGGCGAACTCCTTCCTGCAGGGGGCGGCCCTGTACAGCTCGATGTTCCTGGTGCCGCTGTACTACCAGCAGGTCCAGCACGCCGGAGCAGTGGAGGCCGGGCTGCTGCTGGCGCCGCAGGCGCTCGGCACGGCGGTCACCTCGCTGTTGGCCGGCCGGATCGCGGACCGCTTCGCACCCCGTCCGCTCATCCTGCTCGGCATCGCCTGCTCGCTGGCCGGCACGCTTGCCTTCACCCGGCTCGGCGCGGGCGACGGCCCGGCGGACTGGCTGCTGGCCGCCTCGCTGACGCTGCGCGGGGCGGGCATGGGGATCATCGTCATCCCCGGTATGGCGGCGGTGTACTCAAGCGTCGAGAAATCCCAGGTGCCGGCCGCCGCCGGTGCGGTCAACGTGCTCAACCGGCTCGGCGGGGCGCTCGGCACCGCCGTGCTGACGCTGGTCCTCCAGCGGGCTCGGACCGGCCACCCGGAGCACCCGGCCGCCGCCTTCGGCGACACCTTCTGGTGGGTGCTGGCCCTGTCCGTCCTCGCGATAGCGCCGGCCCTGCTCTACCCGCGTACCCGCAAGCCGGCCTGA
- a CDS encoding TetR/AcrR family transcriptional regulator, translated as MPENDKPEGDKRESDGLRSDGARSDKPASGATTQPLTREALAQAALKVLERDGLAGLSMRRVAAEVGVKAASLYWHVRNKQELIDLLNDAIMAEAEPPPREGGWREQFHAYCWRYRRLLLDNRDAAKVVAGRLVTGPNLLGLLEDQLDRLREAGFSDADAAMASYLLAAFVQGFVLQEQAPISAAEALGTSRREIVTAAGNRFRALPTDTFPNLVELADDLTEPDMDARFEFCVQRVLDGLAALLPQQEQSTESTAVSSDESSTADRTR; from the coding sequence ATGCCGGAGAACGACAAGCCGGAAGGCGACAAGCGGGAGAGCGACGGGCTGCGGAGCGACGGCGCAAGGAGCGACAAGCCGGCGAGCGGCGCCACGACGCAGCCGCTGACCAGGGAGGCGCTGGCCCAGGCCGCGCTGAAGGTCCTGGAGCGGGACGGCCTCGCGGGGCTGTCCATGCGCAGGGTCGCCGCCGAGGTCGGCGTCAAGGCCGCGTCGCTGTACTGGCACGTCCGCAACAAGCAGGAACTGATCGACCTGCTCAACGACGCGATCATGGCCGAGGCCGAACCGCCGCCCCGCGAGGGCGGCTGGCGCGAGCAGTTCCACGCGTACTGCTGGCGCTACCGGCGGCTGCTCCTCGACAATCGCGACGCCGCCAAGGTCGTCGCCGGGCGGCTCGTCACCGGCCCCAACCTGCTCGGACTGCTGGAGGACCAGCTCGACCGGCTCCGGGAGGCCGGCTTCTCCGACGCGGACGCCGCCATGGCGTCCTACCTGCTCGCCGCCTTCGTCCAGGGGTTCGTGCTCCAGGAACAGGCCCCGATCTCGGCCGCCGAGGCGCTCGGCACCAGCCGCCGGGAGATCGTGACGGCCGCCGGCAACCGCTTCCGCGCCCTGCCCACCGACACCTTCCCCAACCTGGTCGAACTGGCCGACGACCTCACCGAGCCCGACATGGACGCCCGCTTCGAGTTCTGCGTCCAACGCGTCCTCGACGGCCTCGCGGCCCTGCTGCCGCAGCAAGAACAGTCAACGGAGTCCACTGCCGTCTCGTCTGACGAGTCCTCCACAGCCGACCGCACCCGTTAG
- a CDS encoding endonuclease translates to MNEKTIVPALLDRYGTTYAEEAGITLRDTPAPLYRLLVLTVLCSIRISAATATAAARELFGAGLGTPQRMTGAQRRVLIAAFARAHYVRYDESTATALGRGAELLLDRWHGDLRRLRDAAGGQSERIGELLQEFPRVGPVGSGIFRREAQAVWPSLRPFFDERTLAQARLLGLPGSPAGLAGLVPPEGLARLAAALTRASLEHVGADELEDAVELRPTG, encoded by the coding sequence ATGAACGAGAAGACGATCGTCCCGGCGCTGCTGGACCGCTACGGCACCACGTACGCGGAGGAAGCGGGCATCACGCTGCGTGACACACCGGCGCCGCTGTACCGACTGCTCGTGCTGACCGTGCTGTGCTCGATCCGGATCAGCGCCGCCACGGCCACGGCGGCGGCTCGTGAGCTGTTCGGTGCAGGGCTGGGAACGCCGCAGCGGATGACCGGGGCGCAGCGGCGCGTGCTCATCGCGGCTTTCGCCCGCGCCCACTACGTGCGGTACGACGAGAGCACCGCCACCGCTCTCGGGCGGGGTGCCGAACTGCTGCTCGACCGTTGGCACGGCGACCTCCGGCGCCTGCGCGACGCCGCCGGGGGCCAGTCCGAGAGGATCGGCGAGCTGTTGCAGGAGTTCCCCCGGGTCGGGCCGGTCGGATCCGGGATCTTCCGGCGCGAGGCGCAGGCGGTCTGGCCCTCGCTGCGGCCGTTCTTCGACGAGCGGACGCTGGCGCAGGCGAGGCTGCTCGGGCTGCCGGGCAGCCCGGCGGGGCTGGCCGGGCTGGTCCCGCCGGAGGGCTTGGCCCGGCTGGCGGCGGCACTGACGCGGGCGAGCCTGGAGCACGTCGGGGCGGACGAACTGGAGGACGCCGTCGAACTCCGGCCTACCGGGTGA